In the Pithys albifrons albifrons isolate INPA30051 chromosome 3, PitAlb_v1, whole genome shotgun sequence genome, one interval contains:
- the MDM1 gene encoding nuclear protein MDM1 isoform X3, giving the protein MRVAVFLVGWGLVVIVLIILWSMKCSSFRPAVGVDVEDAERACGDLQDMRRGLDRLLSLPQGLSEYKRNFKWRSPEFCSPSQHQKSLWAGLRSDQFGIAREPKFISKRRVPYRNPQISKSFEWTADCDLNDPLETEAAKLQTDHNNGVNQEEIETPEEPRLPLKDQSHLVDSSGETALALTENNMRKSPSEAPPNQNEAFSSPEKELEKMGNRLHRVLQRKAGMNISGLNTFPRKSEYRSQFVWKSPHEKSPILAAEQVVCNTRKSTPTVKSPAVTSETAYERNFKASPPVKGQQERGSSEEKEFRSEREEPFQKPAEDAEKQGKSEQKHPKQKNKQHISPKPLSLHTSRGKMNTEYRSKFLSPAQYFYKDGAWSRIRSKIHNQVRELRERAKTYRQRVEGTHFSRYHFNQILSDNNSLWDVSSTSSSEESISDNIRALDLAGVSEKETVSSPQGLQQPDSREQQHQDSTAKKDVPGAVTVPVKRRLVWDEQQGAEERENRQSTEEDEKEDEKAVAVAQQLEENNKDAKEDRKIEGENSLELNTSAAVSDYSVSSRTGGKLPTPKLRALGDTQRIPHDRTTPAVGGTVLVSPPKFKSSSSSQRRRDLGTDPSKRRSFQPDVKKKAVSLFNSPPAGLGTVDPLPLRQDQWPTNRVADEQVPLASAHQEHSLATSVLKSAKSSYLPCWSPSHRIQGTLKDPEFQHNGNLGNPKVRTFQLPLRERNCNDEDDRLSQISARSAASSSLASQILERAQKRKDFWGKT; this is encoded by the exons ATGAGGGTGGCGGTTTtcttggttggttggggtttggtggtgattgttttaattattttgtggTCCATGAAATGCAGTAGTTTTCGGCCTGCGGTGGGGGTGGACGTGGAAGATGCCGAGCGGGCCTGCGGAGATCTGCAGGATATGCGCCGGGGGCTTGACAGACTCCTGTCTTTGCCACAGGGACTGAGTGAATATAAGAGAAACTTCAAATGGAGAAGCCCAGAATTCTGTAGCCCGTCCCAGCACCAGAAATCCTTGTGGGCAGGACTTCGGTCGGATCAGTTTG GAATTGCAAGAGAACCAAAATTCATTTCCAAGAGAAGAGTACCTTACCGCAATCCACAGATTTCAAAGTCCTTTGAGTGGACAGCAGATTGTGATTTGAATGACCCGCTTGAAACTGAAGCTGCAAAGTTGCAGACAGACCACAACAATGGTGTGAATCAGGAAGAAATTGAAACACCAGAAGAACCCAGACTCCCTCTGAAAGATCAGTCACATTTGGTAGATTCTAGTGGTGAAACAGCTCTTGCCCTTACAGAGAACAACATGAGGAAATCACCCTCTGAAGCTCCACCAAAtcaaaatgaagcattttcatCTCCAGAAAAGGAATTAGAAAAAATGGGTAATAGG CTTCACAGAGTCCTTCAGAGGAAAGCAGGAATGAATATTTCAGGTTTAAATACTTTCCCCAGAAAATCTGAATATCGAAGCCAGTTTGTCTGGAAGAGTCCTCATGAAAAGTCACCAATACTTGCAGCTGAACAG GTTGTTTGCAACACAAGGAAATCCACACCTACGGTTAAATCTCCTGCAGTTACTTCTGAAACTGCATATGAGAGAAATTTCAAAGCGTCTCCTCCTGTTAAGGGTCAGCAAGAGAGAGGTAGttcagaagagaaagaatttcGG AGTGAGAGGGAAGAACCGTTTCAAAAACCAGCAGAAGATGCAGAAAAACAAGGGAAATCAGAACAGAAACAtcctaaacaaaaaaataagcaaCATATCAGTCCAAAGCCCCTCTCTTTACATACAAGTCGTGG GAAGATGAACACTGAATATAGGTCAAAGTTTTTATCTCCAGCCCAGTATTTTTACAAAGATGGAGCTTGGTCTCGTATTAGGAGTAAAATTCACAACCAG GTGAGAGAACTTCGAGAAAGAGCAAAGACTTACAGGCAACGAGTAGAGGGAACACACTTCTCCCGATACCATTTCAATCAGATTCTGTCTGATAATAACAGTCTTTGGGATGTGTCCTCAACTTCCAGTTCAGAAGAAAGCATCAGCGACAACATCAGAGCACTAGATCTTGCTGG AGTTTCTGAAAAAGAGACTGTATCAAGCCCTCAAGGGCTACAGCAACCTGACTCCAGAGAACAACAACACCAGGACAGCACTGCAAAGAAAGACGTGCCAGGTGCTGTGACTGTTCCAGTCAAAAGACGTTTAGTTTGGGATGAACAACAAGGTgctgaagaaagggaaaaccGTCAGTCAACAGAAGAGGAcgaaaaagaagatgaaaaggcTGTAGCTGTGGCCCAGCAGTTAGAAGAAAACAATAAGGATGCCAAAGAAGATAGGAAAATTGAAGG tgagaattCCTTAGAATTAAATACTTCTGCAGCTGTGTCAGATTATTCTGTGTCCTCAAGGACAGGTGGCAAGCTTCCTACTCCAAAGCTGAGAGCTCTTGGTGACACTCAGAGGATTCCTCATGATCGCACTACCCCTGCTGTTG GAGGTACAGTTTTAGTGTCTCCTCCTAAATTCAAGTCTTCATCTTCATCACAAAGAAGGCGAGACTTAGGAACAGACCCTTCAAAAAGAAGGTCCTTCCAG CCTGATGTGAAAAAGAAAGCCGTTTCACTCTTCAACTCTCCACCTGCTGGACTGGGAACTGTGGATCCTCTACCACTTAGACAGGATCAGTGGCCTACTAACAGGGTTGCTGATGAGCAAGTTCCTCTTGCATCAGCCCATCAAGAGCATTCCTTGGCAACTTCTGTGCTAAAGTCAGCAAAAAGCTCCTATTTGCCTTGCTGGAGTCCCTCTCATCGTATTCAAGGAACTCTGAAAGATCCAGAATTCCAGCATAATG GGAATCTTGGCAATCCAAAGGTGAGAACTTTCCAGCTGCCCCTTCGGGAAAGAAACTGTAATGATGAAG ATGACAGGTTGTCTCAGATTTCTGCTCGCTCAGCAGCATCTAGCTCTCTTGCATCTCAGATACTGGAACGAGCTCAGAAGAGGAAGGATTTCTGGGGCAAGACATAG
- the MDM1 gene encoding nuclear protein MDM1 isoform X5, whose protein sequence is MRVAVFLVGWGLVVIVLIILWSMKCSSFRPAVGVDVEDAERACGDLQDMRRGLDRLLSLPQGLSEYKRNFKWRSPEFCSPSQHQKSLWAGLRSDQFGIAREPKFISKRRVPYRNPQISKSFEWTADCDLNDPLETEAAKLQTDHNNGVNQEEIETPEEPRLPLKDQSHLVDSSGETALALTENNMRKSPSEAPPNQNEAFSSPEKELEKMGNRLHRVLQRKAGMNISGLNTFPRKSEYRSQFVWKSPHEKSPILAAEQVVCNTRKSTPTVKSPAVTSETAYERNFKASPPVKGQQERGSSEEKEFRSEREEPFQKPAEDAEKQGKSEQKHPKQKNKQHISPKPLSLHTSRGKMNTEYRSKFLSPAQYFYKDGAWSRIRSKIHNQASQNTLNSMWYMEVRELRERAKTYRQRVEGTHFSRYHFNQILSDNNSLWDVSSTSSSEESISDNIRALDLAGVSEKETVSSPQGLQQPDSREQQHQDSTAKKDVPGAVTVPVKRRLVWDEQQGAEERENRQSTEEDEKEDEKAVAVAQQLEENNKDAKEDRKIEGENSLELNTSAAVSDYSVSSRTGGKLPTPKLRALGDTQRIPHDRTTPAVGGTVLVSPPKFKSSSSSQRRRDLGTDPSKRRSFQPDVKKKAVSLFNSPPAGLGTVDPLPLRQDQWPTNRVADEQVPLASAHQEHSLATSVLKSAKSSYLPCWSPSHRIQGTLKDPEFQHNGGGILAIQR, encoded by the exons ATGAGGGTGGCGGTTTtcttggttggttggggtttggtggtgattgttttaattattttgtggTCCATGAAATGCAGTAGTTTTCGGCCTGCGGTGGGGGTGGACGTGGAAGATGCCGAGCGGGCCTGCGGAGATCTGCAGGATATGCGCCGGGGGCTTGACAGACTCCTGTCTTTGCCACAGGGACTGAGTGAATATAAGAGAAACTTCAAATGGAGAAGCCCAGAATTCTGTAGCCCGTCCCAGCACCAGAAATCCTTGTGGGCAGGACTTCGGTCGGATCAGTTTG GAATTGCAAGAGAACCAAAATTCATTTCCAAGAGAAGAGTACCTTACCGCAATCCACAGATTTCAAAGTCCTTTGAGTGGACAGCAGATTGTGATTTGAATGACCCGCTTGAAACTGAAGCTGCAAAGTTGCAGACAGACCACAACAATGGTGTGAATCAGGAAGAAATTGAAACACCAGAAGAACCCAGACTCCCTCTGAAAGATCAGTCACATTTGGTAGATTCTAGTGGTGAAACAGCTCTTGCCCTTACAGAGAACAACATGAGGAAATCACCCTCTGAAGCTCCACCAAAtcaaaatgaagcattttcatCTCCAGAAAAGGAATTAGAAAAAATGGGTAATAGG CTTCACAGAGTCCTTCAGAGGAAAGCAGGAATGAATATTTCAGGTTTAAATACTTTCCCCAGAAAATCTGAATATCGAAGCCAGTTTGTCTGGAAGAGTCCTCATGAAAAGTCACCAATACTTGCAGCTGAACAG GTTGTTTGCAACACAAGGAAATCCACACCTACGGTTAAATCTCCTGCAGTTACTTCTGAAACTGCATATGAGAGAAATTTCAAAGCGTCTCCTCCTGTTAAGGGTCAGCAAGAGAGAGGTAGttcagaagagaaagaatttcGG AGTGAGAGGGAAGAACCGTTTCAAAAACCAGCAGAAGATGCAGAAAAACAAGGGAAATCAGAACAGAAACAtcctaaacaaaaaaataagcaaCATATCAGTCCAAAGCCCCTCTCTTTACATACAAGTCGTGG GAAGATGAACACTGAATATAGGTCAAAGTTTTTATCTCCAGCCCAGTATTTTTACAAAGATGGAGCTTGGTCTCGTATTAGGAGTAAAATTCACAACCAG GCATCTCAAAACACCCTAAATTCCATGTGGTATATGGAG GTGAGAGAACTTCGAGAAAGAGCAAAGACTTACAGGCAACGAGTAGAGGGAACACACTTCTCCCGATACCATTTCAATCAGATTCTGTCTGATAATAACAGTCTTTGGGATGTGTCCTCAACTTCCAGTTCAGAAGAAAGCATCAGCGACAACATCAGAGCACTAGATCTTGCTGG AGTTTCTGAAAAAGAGACTGTATCAAGCCCTCAAGGGCTACAGCAACCTGACTCCAGAGAACAACAACACCAGGACAGCACTGCAAAGAAAGACGTGCCAGGTGCTGTGACTGTTCCAGTCAAAAGACGTTTAGTTTGGGATGAACAACAAGGTgctgaagaaagggaaaaccGTCAGTCAACAGAAGAGGAcgaaaaagaagatgaaaaggcTGTAGCTGTGGCCCAGCAGTTAGAAGAAAACAATAAGGATGCCAAAGAAGATAGGAAAATTGAAGG tgagaattCCTTAGAATTAAATACTTCTGCAGCTGTGTCAGATTATTCTGTGTCCTCAAGGACAGGTGGCAAGCTTCCTACTCCAAAGCTGAGAGCTCTTGGTGACACTCAGAGGATTCCTCATGATCGCACTACCCCTGCTGTTG GAGGTACAGTTTTAGTGTCTCCTCCTAAATTCAAGTCTTCATCTTCATCACAAAGAAGGCGAGACTTAGGAACAGACCCTTCAAAAAGAAGGTCCTTCCAG CCTGATGTGAAAAAGAAAGCCGTTTCACTCTTCAACTCTCCACCTGCTGGACTGGGAACTGTGGATCCTCTACCACTTAGACAGGATCAGTGGCCTACTAACAGGGTTGCTGATGAGCAAGTTCCTCTTGCATCAGCCCATCAAGAGCATTCCTTGGCAACTTCTGTGCTAAAGTCAGCAAAAAGCTCCTATTTGCCTTGCTGGAGTCCCTCTCATCGTATTCAAGGAACTCTGAAAGATCCAGAATTCCAGCATAATGGTGGG GGAATCTTGGCAATCCAAAGGTGA